The DNA segment TTAGAGTTATCTTTAGATGTTACATTATCCGTTGAGGGTAAGAATGTAAGGAAATGTGCATTTGCACAAATAGCTAATACTCCTGCTAAAACTAATTTTTTCATTGTACTCTCCATGTTTTTAATGGGAAAATTATAGATATTTATAATTCAATTGAAATAAATTATTTTTTCTCTTATGTATTTTTAGAACCAATTTTTTAATTTTATATTTTTATATAATTATGTATATAAATATATAGAAAAAATCTAAATGCTTATTATTGATTTTGATGTTTTAATCCAAGCCATAAGAAGCTGTGTTAGCTAGCTTGGAAGTTGTATAAAATTTAATCTCTTATTAAATAGATTTCTTCATTCCTCATATTAAATTCTATTTGTTCAACTATTAATTTTTCTTTTTTATTTGCTTCTGCTCTATCTAAAACATAAAACTCTTCTTTATCTTTTATGCAAATCAGTGGGAAATGCCAAATCCCTTTATTATAGTGAACACCTTGTTCTCCATTTGTTTCAAAAATTTCAAGAGTTGATAAATCTGGCTCCCTTCCTCCTAATGCAACTACACAATAAAATGGTTCTTTACTTCTTGGTAAAAATGTTTGAGAAAATAAAGGATGTTTTTCCAACATATCAATATGTAAAGGGAATTTTCTTTTATTACCTACATAAATATGTAAAGTTGTAATTCCATTCTTTTCATTTG comes from the Halarcobacter ebronensis genome and includes:
- a CDS encoding ureidoglycolate lyase; its protein translation is MRVEIKPKPLTREAFKKFGEVIEKEDRDSILINRESAEKFYEICNMDTNEKNGITTLHIYVGNKRKFPLHIDMLEKHPLFSQTFLPRSKEPFYCVVALGGREPDLSTLEIFETNGEQGVHYNKGIWHFPLICIKDKEEFYVLDRAEANKKEKLIVEQIEFNMRNEEIYLIRD